AATCCGAATCTGCTCCATTACAGGATTTTAGTTCCAGAATATGGTTTCATGCACCTTGAATTGATACCTATGCTAGTGGGATTTTTCACTTACAAGATTGCTACCTTTTTCCAAGCTATTGAGGAAGCATTGACTGTCTCTGGAGAGAAAAGACAAGCTTAGCATGCAATAGTCTGCTACTTATACTCCTGTCATTCTTGATGAAGTTTACAGAGGTGTGTACAGCGGAAAATACACTTTACctcatggaatcaaatttctGTGGACAGAGTTATTCCTGAGAAACTGTCATTAATTTATCAGTGTTGCCTTGTTCACAGATACCAGATGATTATTTGTGAAGCCAGAAAGAAAACTAATTAGTATATTCCAATTTCCAAAAAAGGTGGGGATCATCAGATTATCGAAGATAGTGCTCCAGATGTTAACAATATGAAACTCTATAGTATATACATAATTTGTGCATCTGGTGGACATCCAGAAGTTGAAAATCTTTCTGCCTACACTTGCATCTTGTTATAAAATTCTTTTATCCAGAAGAACTTGCATCTTGTTGAGAAACAATATGTTACCCTTTTAACAGATGCTTGTGATTCGATATCTATTGTTAGAGATTCTTTTGTCTGTTCGCCTTTTCTGCACATATCTGTGGTTGGTGCTGAGAATTTTAGGgatgaacaaaaagaaaactaaactaaaaagatTCATAAGAAAAGATCCAAGACAAGCCTTCAAAGTCCAAACCCATGTATTGCAAGCGATTTTCGCCTCCAAGGTTTCAGGACTGAATTGCAGTTAATCAGGCTTACCATTGACTCTTgcattttctcttctcttttaaTTAGTCTCCATCTAGAAGCAGATTTTTCATATAGAGGGTCGCATGGTCAGTTAATAGCTACATAATAAATTCTCGAAATAATAATCATACTATTCTAACATACTGTCTCCTGCAAACCTGAATATCCAAGTTAGGAAGCTACAAGCCAAGGTGACCTAAGGCTAAAAATCATGAGGCAAACATGTTGCCCGGCAAGTTTCGGGAGGATGTATAACATTTCTTGTATATTGACGAACTAGCAATTATTCTCCTGCAAACCTGAATATCCAAGTTAGGAAGCTACAAGCCAAGGTGACCTAAGGCTAAAAATCATGAGGCAAACATGAGTTCTCCTCTACTGCCTGAGTAAGAGAAAACAGTAAAACTAGTTCTGATTAACCATGCAAAAATGCAGAAATTTATGCAGATAGACAAAAAGAATATGAAGAGTAAAAATCAATAACTGCTTTATTATCTGCAGCGATGCAGATTCTGAGGGAGGCAGTTTTATAACACAATCACAAACTTGAAACAGCTAACATCTATTACTCAGATATTCTCTTCATAGTAAAACTTAACGGGCCTCACTTTTAAAGCAAACATGATGTGACACCAGCTGCCATATGTTTCTCCCGAGTCATTGTATTTGTATTAACTTAGCAGGCATCAGGTTTTAGAACAAATGCAATGTGTTCCAACCCTTAGCCGGTGTTCTGCAATCCAGCGGCAATTCCTTTCATGGTCAAGATGAGAGTGTCTTCCAATCCCGGAGCATACTCGCTGCTCGGGTTAAGCTTGACCAGCTCAGAAGCTGATTTGCTTGATGGCAATGAATCTGTGATTTCCTTTGATAGGTGTGGCCTCACCTTCACATTGTAGCTAGGATCACGGACTCGCTTTAATGTGTAGGCTTGGCATACGTTCAATGTGGTAATGTATGGATCACGAAGTCTGAGTCTTTGTCTCAAGTAAGGGTCTCCTTCAAGAAGTTCCTTGTGACCAGCAACCTAAATCAAGAGAGCAACCAAAATGTATTTCAGATTCCTTGATCTCACTTAATGTACTTTGCTTTGAAGTCAATAAACAGAAGTTCTCCATGAGATGAATTAAAATAACTGATAAGCACAATACAAACATCACCAGGTAAATAAAATCCCTACAAAAATGATCCATAACATATATTACACATACTGTACATCTACTGCTAAGATATAATCTCGCTCCACAACTTATCCAAATTTAGTTGAATAGAACCGGCCTCAGGTGTAAGATCTTTCTACAGAACAGTTAATGCCATCCAACTTTATGGAGATCCTATTGCCAtcaatgatcaaaatttttccatttaGGTACAATCACTGAGCAAATATTATATGCCAAAAGACAGATACACTTTCAATTCCTCTGTACACACTGGAGTCCAGGTAGTTGGGATGATTAGCAGAAAGATCAAAAAATCTTTTGGTGAAATATTACAATTTTTTATTGTTACCTGAAGGATGAGGTTCTTAGTTTCTTCATAGTTAGACCTCAAGCGCTCTCCAAATGACCACAGTTCCTCTGAGACTAGTAGCTTGTCGTACAAAGCAGCAATTTCTGGGTCTCCCTTAGCAAGAACCATTTCAATCAAGTCAATTGTCACTCTAAAAAAGGGCCATTCCTTGTACATATCCTTGAGCATTTGCAGATTTCTGATATCTTTATCAATGACATATTTAAATGCAGCCGCAAAGCCAAGCCAGACTGGAAGATGAAATCTTGTCTGAGTCCATGCAAATATCCATGGAATAGCTCTGAGGGATTCAATTCCACCACTTGGCTTCCTTTTTGCTGGACGACTCCCAATGTTCATTCGACCATACTCTAACTCTGGTGTTGCCTGCAGATTGAAAAGTTAATTACCTGTGGTGATTAATCACTTTGTTTAAGCTCTAATACTCCTAAATTAGATTGATATACGAAATAACTTACAAAAGACAGGTCCATGTTACCAATTATGCCATTGAGCCGCAATGGCACACAAAAGAAAGTAATGACCTCCAGAACAAAAGTTGGTGGATGAACTCCTATTTCAAAATGACTAACTAATAAACATATTGCGTCTCTTTGCATATTAAAGGTTGTCATACCTTCTCAtggataaaatttttaaataaatggtAAAATCACATGTGAGGTACTTACTAGACGGAAATACTCAACGAATCGAGGCTCCTGGAAAACTACAGAACGATACTCTTTTGTAGCAACAATAGCCATCTCGTCCATAAGTGCGCGCCATTCTGGCTTTGGTGAGACAGGGGGATGCATTCCATGCTCCAGAGTAGCCGCTGTAAAACGCTGGAGGGTTCTGAAACATAAATGCTCTTCCCCGAAAGACTGTTCAATAACTTCTCCTTGAACAGTAACCCGAAGTGACCCATGAATGGTATCTGGAGGCTGAGATAATATAGCAAGATGCGTGGGACCTCCTCCTCTTCCAACGGTCCCTCCTCGGCCATGGAACATTGTTAGTTTAACTCCATATTGTTTTGCCACCTTTAcaagctcctcttgagccttGTACATCTGCCAAGCTGCAGAAAGACGACCTGCATCCTTTCCTGAATCAGAGTATCCTATCATGACTTCTTGTTTACCATTGATTCGATTACGGTACCAATCTATTGAAAACAGCCGAGCCACAGCAGCTGGTGCAGCCTCAAGATCAGCAAGTTTTTCAAATAATGGAACAACCCTGAGTGGAGTTTTCACATGGCATTCACGTTGCAAAAGTTCTACAGCAAGCACATCTGATGGAGCAGTAGCCATTGAAATTATATAGGCCCCAAAGTTATCTGATGGAAGTTCGGCAATGACATGAAAGGTGTCCAACACGTCAGCAATTTCTTCAGTTTTGGGAAGATCAGGACCAAATAGAGGACGTTTTCCACTAAGTTCAGATAAAAGCCATTCCTGTCTGCGTTCCTCTGACCACTCTCGGTAGGATCCAATCACTAGGTGTCTAGTGATGGCATCTAGAACATCAGTGTGCCTATCTGATTCTTGTCGGA
Above is a genomic segment from Coffea eugenioides isolate CCC68of chromosome 5, Ceug_1.0, whole genome shotgun sequence containing:
- the LOC113770092 gene encoding phosphoenolpyruvate carboxylase 2-like: MATRNIEKMASIDAQLRLLAPGKVSEDDKLVEYDALLLDRFLDIFQDLHGEEIRETVQDCYELSAEYERKRDPQKLDELGRMLTSLDAGDSIVVAKSFSNMLNLANLAEEVQIAYRRRSKLKKRDFSDEASATTESDIEETLKRLVGQLKKSPEEVFDALKNQTVDLVLTAHPTQSVRRSLLQKHARIRNCLTQLYAKDITPDEKQELDEALQREIQAAFRTDEIRRNPPTPQDEMRAGMSYFHETIWKGVPKFLRRVDTALKNIGINERVPYNAPVIQFSSWMGGDRDGNPRVTPEVTRDVCLLARMMAANLYFSQIEDLMFELSMWRCSEELRARADELHRSSRRDAKHFIEFWKQIPPNEPYRVILGDVRDKLYNTRERARQLLATGISDIPEEAAFANLEQFLEPLELCYRSLCACGDRPIADGSLLDFLRQVSTFGLSMVRLDIRQESDRHTDVLDAITRHLVIGSYREWSEERRQEWLLSELSGKRPLFGPDLPKTEEIADVLDTFHVIAELPSDNFGAYIISMATAPSDVLAVELLQRECHVKTPLRVVPLFEKLADLEAAPAAVARLFSIDWYRNRINGKQEVMIGYSDSGKDAGRLSAAWQMYKAQEELVKVAKQYGVKLTMFHGRGGTVGRGGGPTHLAILSQPPDTIHGSLRVTVQGEVIEQSFGEEHLCFRTLQRFTAATLEHGMHPPVSPKPEWRALMDEMAIVATKEYRSVVFQEPRFVEYFRLATPELEYGRMNIGSRPAKRKPSGGIESLRAIPWIFAWTQTRFHLPVWLGFAAAFKYVIDKDIRNLQMLKDMYKEWPFFRVTIDLIEMVLAKGDPEIAALYDKLLVSEELWSFGERLRSNYEETKNLILQVAGHKELLEGDPYLRQRLRLRDPYITTLNVCQAYTLKRVRDPSYNVKVRPHLSKEITDSLPSSKSASELVKLNPSSEYAPGLEDTLILTMKGIAAGLQNTG